The window TACTATTCTATCAAGTAATGACGTCATCAGTAGTGTAATGATTTCTTCTTGGTTTGAATCTGAAATTTTGAAGGCACTCTTGCTCTAACTTCAAGGAATCTCTAACCTTTCGAGGAAGAGAGACAACTTCTGTGAAGATAACTTGATTATTATTCCTCTCACCTAAGTTTGCCAACTGATCAACAATACCATTTTCTTCTCTAAAATAATGGAGAGAAGTAAACTCTCCAATGCTAGCAATACTCCAAACCTGTTCCAAGACATGAGAAATTTGCCATGGTGGTTTCATATTCTTGTTAATCATGTTGATGATTAACATGGAATCTAATTTCACAACATCCTTTAAGAAACCACAACTCCTACACAAATTGGTACTTTGTAAAACTGCCTTAATTTCAGCCAAATTATTACTACTATGGCCACAGAAGTCAGCAAAAGCCACAATCAACCCGACCTTATGATCTCTAACAATCCCACCACCACCAATGGAACCAGGATTTTCTTTACTATAACCATTCATATTTAATTTCACCCAACCTCTCTCAGGATTCTTCTAACTTATTTCTTGTGACTGTATTGTTTGTTGAACCCTCTCTGTAACTTTATACTTGTCAACCAATAATTGTGGGAGATGAAGAGTAGGGAATTGAACTCTCAGAATTAGAATGCACCAATTGGTGACCTGTTGAATTACACGCCATCCAGACATATGTTTACCTTCAAATCTAGTTGAATATCTATCTTTCCAAATCTCTCAGCATATCAATGAAGGAAAACATTGAAAGAGCATTTCCTGAACCCCATTGGAAGGCTTCCTTAACTACCAATTCATCAAGATCTGTCTAGTGTGCCCAATAATAGGACTGATGCTACATGTCCTGCAAAAATAAGACCATACATGTCTTGCTATTTGACTGTAACTGAAAAGATATGTGGTTGTTTCATCTTCATGTTTAGTACAAGAACAACACATAGATGGAGTTGTAATTCCAACTTTCTTGGTTGCATCATCAGTTGGTATTCTTGCATGCAAAAGTCTCACCATGAAAAAAGAGATTTTGAAAGGTAACTTTCTATGCCATATATTCTTACTTGTAAAAGTTTCAACCTTCTTCTTCCTGCTTATCTGCCAAGCAGATTTGCAAGTGAAGACATCTGAGTTCTCATGAATCTAGATAGGTTTATCTTCCATGTATTCATTAATTTGCACTTCCAGAACATAGCTAATCATATTAACAGGTAGAACCTCCAACAGTTTATCATACCTCTATGCCCCCTCCTAGATAAACTCCTGTACCCTGATATGCTTTGAAGCACCAATAAGTTGAATCAAGTTAGCAAGACTCCCCAATATAGTCCAGTTATCCCACCAGATGGACACTAGACCTTTACCAATCTTCTACAAGATATATGATTCTTCCATTTTCTTGATATCCATCATCCTCTTCCAGGAGTGAGACTGACCATGAGTGCATTTTTTAGCCACCGGGTGAGCTCTCTTACAATATTTGGCCTCCAAAAAATCCTTTAACAGAGTATTTTTTGTTCTAAAGTTCCACTAAAATTTGGAGGAGAAGGCATCACATATGTCTTGAAGAGCTCTAAAGCCTGGACCACCTTCAAAGACTAGAAAGCACAAAACTTTCTAAGATTTCCAATGACTTTTGTTCCCGTTATCATTCATACCCCAAAAAAAGTTTGCAAAAATCTTTTCCATTCGACTTATCACTGTCTTGAGAGGCTGAATAATAACTAATAAACGTAGTGGAATTGATTGCATGACCGTTTAATTAAGACAACCTTCCCTCCAAAAGATTCACTTTGCCAGCATTGCATTCTATTAGCCACCTTTGCCACCATGTTATTGAAGTACACCACCTTTTTTCTGCCCACATAGATGGGACATCCAAGATATTGCATTGGAAAATTGACATTTAAGAAATCCAGTAATTCTATTGATGTCACAATTTCTTTGGTCATCTTCCAAGAAGAGAGTGTAGAAACCATATTTCTCTTTATTCACCATCTGCCCAGATGTTTGCTCATAAATATCCAGCTTAGACATCATTAGACTTAAAGAGTCAGGTTCACAAGAAGAAAACATGATGGTATCATCAACATAACAAAGTTGAGTAATAGTAGGCCCATTTTTCTCAATAAAATATAGGATAAAAACAATATTCACCAGGTTGTTCATTAATCTTGATAATAATTCTGCTCCAATGACAAAAATAGAAGGAGACAGTGGATCTCCTTGCTTGATTTAATTAATCCATGCCTCTCCATTAATGTTTATAGAATACCAAATATTAGACACTAGTTACCATATGTTATGTATCTAGATCTATGAAAAGCCCATTTGCCTAAGCACTTGACATAAGTACTCCAAGGACATCCCGTAATATACTTTAGCCATATCCAGCTTCAATACCACATTACCATACAAAGATGGCTTAGTATTATTATGGATCATATAATGTCCTCAATTATTTACCCGCCTTTGATAAAACCTGTTTGATTAGGAGATACCAGCTTTTGCATCAAAGGAGTTAGTCTCTGGTTCAACAATTTGGAGATAATTTGCATGAAAAATTGTTAATACTGATAGGTCTTAGTTTAGTGAATGATTGTGGGCAATCCACCTTTGGTACAAGAATTAGGAATATATGTGTGAAAGCCCGTGGAATAAGTTTTCCTGCAATAAAATCCAAGATTACTAGTAGCAAATCTTCCTTTATGATCTCCCAGCATGAGTGACAGAAGCTCCCAAATACACCATCAGGACTTGGAGCACTATGAGCACTTATTAAAAATACCACATCTTTTAGTTCCTTCATAGTAGGCGATGTATTGAGTGCCTCATTATCTTCTTCATCAATTAACTTAGAAATATATTCTGAGAAATCACATATATATGTGTTCTCTTATGAATTGTTTCTGAAAAAAGGAAACAACTTCTTTAGCAATCTCTGCATCTCCTTCAATCAAATTACCATCATCTTTATCCTTTTTAAAGATaatcttttctttcttccattaACAACAAAATAGAAGAATTTAGAGTTCATCTCACCTTCTATAAACCACTTTACACTAGTTTTTTTGCCTCCAGAATACTTCTTGCTTCTTGTGTATTTAATTAGTAATGCATTAGCATGGTTTAGAACTTCTCTATTAACTTCCGAATTGTCTGTGAGAATTCCGCCCTCAATGTCAGCAACTTTGACTTCTATCTCTTTAACTTTCTCAAGAACATTTTCAACAATAACCCTAGACCATTCAGATAATTTCTTgcatgtatttttttatttttaagtgaAATCTCCACATTGGTGATCCTTGTACTTCACCGTCCCAGGCTTGCTTCACATCAGATGAAAAATCAGCTTCTTCAATCCAcaaatctaaaaatttaaaatatcaaataggtTGCCTCAAAGAGTTTTGAGCAATAACAACTAGAGGTGAGTGATCAGAAGCATTTCTAATTAGATGATTGACATTCGTAGAGCCAAAAATATTCATCCATTCATGATTGACCAAAACCCTGTCGAGCCTTTTCCAAACTCTCTTTTCAGGGCACGACCCATTACACCATGTGAAGATAGATCCTGAAGATCCAGGGTCAATGAGTTTACAATCCATAATGCACTGTACCAAAGGTAAGCTCTTGGACATCCTATGAGGACTCCCCCCTTTCTTCTCACTAGGATTTACTATACAATTAAAGTCACCAACAATATACCATGGGAGCCTATACTTGTCATGAATTTCTCTGAGGGAATCTCACAGATATTCCTTCTAGCTTTTATGACACTTTGCACAAACCGAGGAAATAAGCATTGAGACTCCATTCCATTTGATAATGCAAGTAATATGTTGATCATATTCTTCCACCACCCTACATTCTAGTAGTTCATCCCAGAAAATCCAAATCTTACTGATGCTATTAGAGTAAGCATTGGTATAACcaagtatttttttttgtatttgtcCATTTTATCAACTTAGTAAAAAGGTTCACTCACAGCTATAAAATGAATCTTCTTTGATCTAACAAATTGATTAAGTCTCTCAAGAGCCCCAATGGAATGGATACTCTTAATGTTCCAGAATAGGAACTTATTCATGGAGTTATTTGGAGAAATGTTATTTCTATGAGGATCCTAACGGCTTTTATTTGGAGTGTCTTCAACCCCTTCCCCATGTTGCTActtctacctctacctctacctacCCCGAAGGGATAAATGTAACTTTCTAGTTGTGCTGTCAAATGCAGAGGTCACAGTAACATGCACCAAAGACTGGGAGCAAATTGTCTCTACCAGAGTGTCTGCTTGATCATCACTATTGAATTTTTTCCACGTCTCCCCATTTGTCTACATGATCATCACTGTTTAGTTGTTCACTATCAACACTTGCATAGTCCTTGATTGCTTTTGAGATGATCTCATACCCCGTAGTCCATGTCTTCTGAGCTATCCTCCTCCTCATTAGATGAATGTAATTGTGCACCAGGATCAAAATCAAAATCACCATCAAAATATTGTTCTTCTTCCAGTCTTGTACCACTAATGAGCTTTAAATAGTTGTTTTGAACCTCTCAAGGATCAATTTTATTGGCTAATGCATTATTCTACCCCTGCATCACATGAGGATCCTTATCCTATTTTGGCTTTAATAATGTTCTGTTCTCAATATGGCCTGAACTTTGCATTTGGTCATTTGATATACTATATCTTTGTTGCCATTTTCCCCACTTCTGTGTAGGGCAGAGTTTGATAGTTGCTTATTGGCTTCTAAAACTACATTCTCCTCCACTTCAAActctatttcttctttcttcttcgccTTGTCCTTTTGTTACTTGGTTCGGATATGTTGCTCTCAATATTGTCCTGAGATTTTGTATTCTGAGTATTTGATCGTACCTCTATTGTTGATATTCAGCTTAAAGTAtgcatattttatatatatattgactcGCATTTTACTCATGTCTCATAGATTTCGGACGTGTAATATAATAATTTGCACTAATTtatggtatttctatgtgtaaaaatcattcggatgcaatttgggTCGAAGGTGCATGAATTGAAGCGAAAATGGGACGAAAAGAGAACTATGCACATCGTAGGGCACCACCTGTGGCACACAAAATAGAAACTTCAAAAACCCAGTgacagggctagcgccccacgctattTTGGGAGCTATTGACATCAAATTGTCCTAGTTTGCCTATGACTTGGTTATTTCAACCCCAAGATgacccaactcgtataaaagcaaacctaaacctattttggcaAGGATGACGCAACTTTGAGAGAGGAACAAAAGTACGAAACACTCAGGGGCACTGACTTTATCAAGTCGTCCATTCTTCTTCTAGTATTCATcgattttatatttgaaaataatattttgatgattgttatgaacatgagtggctaagaaccctagtATTCTGGGGTCATGGGTGCTACATTAATATCaaagtttgaagtttaaatttATGAGtttcattttatcatattgagttatttatttaattctatttttaattattttgctgtgTAGCTAATAGTGAAATACTACCTAcaaatctagagttgaactcgaaagtggaaattctagattacatatagaattaaatagagcaagttatTGACCCGAGTATCAGGAAACaaattcgcaattaggatagaaatatacctaattatattacttggttgaaatacaggaagtgtaaATGCGTTCTtattaatcttaattccatagatatataggcattaagttatcTTGAATaagcgagtaagaactcgacaggtTCTTACAAGTAATATTAACCCCGTCAATCAACAAactagataaatcaattagtcagtTTAAGCCAAGAACGCATAAGATTGTTAACTAGCCTGTGACCCTGGAATATACTCTCCTACTAattttatccaaaattgattACGTGTTCTAGTCGATCTCTATTTATTTAACTGCTTGATAGTTTCTGTGGAAGTTAATTAATCACTTACATATTTTGTGAAAAATCTCTTGAATAGATAAGTTTtttgagtttgaatcagtcaaaagttaatcataaatcTTTGTGGGAATGATAATCTactcactactttattacttgacaatCACATATACTTGTgtgtgtgtttggtcgcaacaagtttttggcgccgttgccggggacttagaaattagctacttgtctGAGTTATgcttttattagttatttgtttatgttttaattttcagtttgccttatTTGTGTTAACATAGGCTCTTCTCTtaaatgcggaggagtagaagcacaaacaacctccttcctcttgatcctgaaatAGGACGAACACTTCACATGGTAAGGAGGGAAGTCGAAGCTAGAACTAGTATAGAGAGAGAGTTGGACATTATAGTTCCACCACAACTACCAGGGATGATAGATAATGAAGAGCAACCAGTGATAGAAGCCGCAAGGCCTAATCTTGATAATAttactcaggctattgtgaagcctgatatcacgggTCATTTTGAACTCAAATAATACATAGTCCAGGTTCAGTCCACATGACagtatgtgggtctatctcatgaagatccGCATGGGCATATTCAGAACTTCCTAGAAATTACAGATACCTACAATTATTGGAACGTTTCCatggactatgtcaggctgacattATTCCCCTTTTCACTACTGGGGAAAGACAAAGAATGGTCGCAAAATGAACCCGCAAACTTAATCCACACTTGGGATAATCTAGCAagaaaattcttaatcaagtttattcccactaagaagacaaagtcgctgaGGAGCTAGATTCTTGGTTTCCAACAACGGGATAGCGAGACTCTTTGCCAAGCTTGGAAAAGATataagaagctactcagagactgcccacaTCACTGTTTGACTGATGAGGTGTTGAGTCACACTTTTGTTAATCGGTTGGACAAGACATCAAAGATGAATTTtaactcagcttgtgggggtagttgcatggcaaggcTCTATAGTGAAATCCAACTCCTGCTAAACAATTGcactactaataataataattggcaaggagatggggaaTCACAAAGAGCACTTAAATAGAAGGCAGTCGATTtaattgagcttgatgacttctcagccaTGGGAGCAGATATAGTGAAATTAGTAAATCATATGAATAGAATGATAATGCACCAAATGCAACAGATGCAACATGTGCAACAGACGTCTACTTGCTGCAAATTATGTGGTGACAATCACACAAGTGATGTATGCCCTACGAATCCTGAATCCATCTATTATATGGGGCAATAGAGCATAGGTCCAATAAATAAGTATGCACAATATAGGAACACTTACAACTCAAATTGGAAGAATAATCCTAACTTCTTCTGAGGTGGAAATCAGACGACTCAGAATTATTATAGGCCCCAAGAAAATTATAgtcaacctcagaagccaccccatcAGGTAGAAGAGACTGCGAATGACCTATTGAAGAAATTTTTGCTTGACAATCAACAACTCAGGACCGATTTCAAAAATCTTGAGAGACAAATGGGGCAATTAGAGCCAAATACAAATACTAGGCCTGTAGGCGCTCTTCCTAGTGATACAAAGAAGAAACCTCAAGTCAATGCAGTCACACTAAAAAACGGGAGGGAATTAAAAGAAGCGCCAAATAAGAGAAGAGATACGCCTATACCTGAGGGGGAATTGATTCCTAAGGTAAAACACGAGTGAAAGAAAGATGATACAAGTTCAGAGCCAGTGAATTCTGCAAGGCCACCATCACCTTTCCCCCCAAAGATTACAGAAGAAGAATGATCGCATGTTTTGACAAATTTATCTCTATGTTAAGCCCGATTCAATTAATTATTCCATTGGTGGATGTActttgtaaaattccaaaatatgcGAAGTACATCAAAGATATAATGGCTCACAAAAGGAGACTGAATGAATTCGAGACAGTCTACTGAGTGCATTTcgagggtccaaaacaagcttcctcaaaagcttaaggaccccAGCAACTTTACCATCCCTGTGCGgattggtaatattgatgtgggcTGTGCTTTTTGTGATTTTGGGGCAAACATAAATCTGATGCCCTTGTCCTTGTGTAAGCAATTGGTTCTAGGAGCTTCAAGaccaaccactgtgatgttgcaactAGCTGATAGATCCATAGCGTACCCTGAAAGAatgattgaagatgtgttgctgCAGATTGAGAAATTCATCTTCCCAGTGGACTTTATTATCCTAGATTATGAGGCTGATGAACacgttccaatcatattgggatgaCCTATCTTGGCTACAGGTGATGCAATTATTAAAGCGAGATAGGGAAAAATGACTATGAGGGTGGACAACAAGGAAGTAGTTTTCGATGTCTATAAGGCGATTCAACTACCCCTCCATTATGGGGAgatctctatgatatctgttgtaAAGGTGGATGAGCAACTTATATACACGAGTGTATATCTGGATGATTCTCTAGAGAAAGCACTCATGTTGTTCGATATCTTGGAGATTGATGACGAGGTTGAGTAGGTGATGCATATACTAGATGCATCATGTGTCTACATACAAGAATTAAACCCCTTGAGCCCCTAAATAGGCCAAGTGGTCCTCTACCAAAGCCATCAATTGAAAAGGCTAAAAAATTGGAACTTAAACCCTTGctccctcaccttcaatatgcttatttgggtggtTCTGACACTCTACCTATTATTATTTCCTttgacttgtctaaattgcaggaagaaaagttgttaagagtgctacgtgagcacaagcgagcaatgaATAAAGTCTGACATTAGAGGCATTGGTCCGGCCTTCTGtatgcataaaatcctcataaagaaggacacaagccaagtgtagagcaCCAACACTGCCTAAATCCAATAATGAAAGAGAtggtaaggaaagaagtgattaagtggcttgatataggtattgtatttccaatctttgatagcaaatgggtaagccccatccaatgtgtgcctaagaaggggggatgactgtagtggttaatgaaaataatgacttgatTCTCAAAAAAATTGTGATAGGGTgaagaatttgcatagattataaaaAATTAAACAATGCCACCCACAAGGACCACTTCCCCTCCCCTTTatagaccaaatgcttgatagattagctggacAGGAATACTATTGTTTCTAGATGGCTATTcaggtataatcagattgctatagccctagtggaccaagagaagactccatttacatgtccctatggcacgtatgcgttcaagagaatgacCTTTACTCTCTGTTAATGCACCTgtgacttttcaacggtgtatgatgacTATTTTTACTGACATCGTTGAACGATTTGTaaaagtgttcatggatgatttttctgtgatTTGGTATTCTTTTGATAATTGCTTAATGAACTATGATAAAGTGATTGCTAGGTGTAAAGAGAAAAACTTGGTGctaaaatgggagaaatgctatTTCATGGTACgagaaggtatagtcttggggcacaaggtgtcAAAAATGGCCTGCAGGTGGACAAGGTTAAAGTGGAGGcaattgaaaaattgcccccactAATATCTGTTAAGGgcattcgtagtttcttgggccatgtagGTTTTTATCGTTGCTTCATTAAAGAGTTTACAAAAATTTGTTCTCCTCTatgcaggcttcttgagaaagatatcCCCTTCAAAGTTGAtgatgcatgtctgaaagcatttgaggagctgaagaaaaGATTGGTGACTGTGCCAATTATCATTGCCCAGTATTGGGcgcaaccatttgagttgatgtgtgatGCGAGTGACGTCACAATCGGAGCTATTTTAGGGCAAATGAGGGATAAAatttttcactccatttattacgCGAGCAAAACTCTAAATTCAGCCTACATAAACTACACTGTTACTGAAAAATAGTTGCTTATACTGGTGTGGGCGTTTGATAAGTTTAGATTCTATCTAGTGGGAatcaaagtcatcgtctacataAAACACTTAGCTATAAGATATTTTTTAAAGGAGAGATGCAAAGCCGAGGATGATTTGATGGGTTCTCCCCttacaagaatttgacttagagatccgagatcgaaaaggaatAGAAAATCAAGTGGTTGATCACTTGTTTAGATTAGAAAATCGAAACCATGCAGCTGCGTGAGGTTCGATCAAGGAAACCTTTTCGGATGAGCAATTATTGGTCTTTACCTTGAGTGTAGCCCCGTGGTATGCAGACTAcgtgaattttattgcaagtagGGTGATGCCACAAGAATTGACACCCGATAACAAAAGAAGATTTCTACATGATGTTAGGCTCTACTTGTGGGATGAGACATTCCTATATAAGTAGTGCATACATCAGTTATTACGAAGGTGTGTTCTTGAGGAGGAGATGAATTAAATATTTCATATCTTTCACGCTTCTCCATATGGAGGTCATCCCTGTGGGGATAGAACATCCCAAAATTGCTGCAATTgggtttctattggccaaaattatttaaggatGCACACACCTTTGTTAAAAAGTATGACAtgtgccaaagaaccggaacaatcacaaagaagcacgagatgcctttgcaaaatattCTAGCAGTAGAAATCTTcaatgtttgggggattgattttgtGGGACCGTTCCCGTATTCTAATAGTCACAGATACATCTTGCTGGTGGTCGactatgtgtctaagtgggtggagaccattgctcttcctactaataaCGCAAAGGTAGTGGTAAACTTTGTAAAAAAGTACATCTCTCATGCTTTGGGACTCCAAGGGTGCtgataagtgatggaggaacTCACTTATGTAACAAGTTATTGAATAATATTCTAGAAAAATATAGAGTTAAGAACAAGGTTCTATCATATATCatcccaaacgagtggtcaagtggaaATGTCAAACAGAGAGGTGAAACAAATTCTCAAAACGGTAAGTGAAAATTGGAAGGATTGGCCGAAAAGCTTGATAACACATTATGGGCGTATCGAACTACATACAAGACCCCCATTGGAATATCTCTATATAAGTTGGTTTATAGGAAGGCGTCCACTTGCCTGTCGATCTTGAACATAAAGcctattgggcgattaaaaagctaaatatggatatggaTTTAGCCGATAAGAAGAGGTTGTAACAGCTCAACGatcttgatgagtttcgattgcacgCGTACGAAAAtaccaaattgtataaagaaaagaccaagaggtggcatgataagcacatccaacatcgcaagtttgagccaggtcaagaagttctcttgtttaattcaagGTTGAAGCTTTTTCCTGGAATGTTTAAGTCTCTATGGGCGGGCCCTTTCAAAGTGGTTAGTGTGAAGCCTCATGGAGCGGTAGAATTGCGTGATACGAGTTCAAGTGgtacattcttggtaaatgggaagagagtaaaacactattggagtggtgacattgcacgtcacaagaccttgGTGGACTTGGCCGATGCTTGAAAAACATGTTACGTCATGTCACGATGTTAAATTAGAcgcttattgggaggcaacccaatttttaatGCTTTTGTAGCttagctttttgttttttttagttaGAGTAGACTagatttatttgttttctttgtaGTTATAGAAATCATAGGTAGGAATAGTGTGGGGTGTGTATAATGGATGTATTCAGTGCTCGGGGAGGGGGtatgttttataaaaaataatagaaaaatcgGGAACTAGCGCCCAGGCTAGTTCTCCACGCTGCCTGGGGCACACTTGATAGAATGTTAACAACCCCCAGTGCCAGGCCTAGCGTGGAGTGCTAGGCTGGGGGTCAGATAtgtccctatatatatatatgacccaCAACCATTTACACTCACTATCTCCCATAACCCATACCCATTTCCCTTTGAATTACAACAACATAAAATCCTAAAACCCCCTTTGTTTCTCTTCCCCCGCTCgatctttcctttctttctctctgCCCGTTATCTCTTTCTCTCTTTCAAGTTCTCCATTGTTCCTTACTTATTTTCATCTCAAACTCAAAGGTATGTTCTTCTTCTCctctcttttcttgtattttgcAATTTCTTAGTGTGTAATGCTACTGTCCCAACCCAAACGACCCCCACCCCAAATTCACCCTATGTTTCTTTTAGACTTTATGTGCTATAGTGGATGGACACTATATGCAACTTGGTTGATGAAATTGGTTGTGAAGTTGTGTTTGAAGTAGTAAAATACAATACCCTCTATTTCCTTTATATTGGGAGGCCCACCTTGTTCCACTATTattgaaaaaagagaaataaaattgaTGCCCACCATGTGTTTGCTAAAATGCTTGAAAGAGTGAATTGTGCACCGGTGAAGTTTGAGTAGCCGACTGTCATTGTATGTGATGTTGGGCTAAGTATGGGGTGTTTGGGGGTGGTTTTAAATAATCCGAAGCTCGTGTTCCATGTTCACCTTACCATAATCACGCTACCCACACGTTGTATCATGTGTAATGTATCTTGTAGCCTCTTGTTAGAAGTAGTTAGTGTATTATACTTGCTGTAGTAATTTAGACTCAAGTATTGCTTGCTTGCACTACGGCTAAGTCATGGCCATGTTCTACTACTTGAATTGTGTGGCATGGGGAAGTCTTGAGTACCCATGCCTTGTGATGAAACACTTGTTCACTTTGAACTAGTATTATGAGTAGCTTATATATAGCCttcaattttaagtgtggggtcataTTTGCCTCTCATGATGACTTGGGGCAAATTTCTTGATTCATTTTCACATTCGTGTTTATCATGTGTAGGTTGCTATGGCTCGTGATAGTGCTGCCACGAGAAAACGAGTGGGAAAGTCCTCCACTAATGCTCCCCCTCCCAAAAGATGCAAGCAGAGTGAAGGTTCTCCTTGGCAAGCTAAGGAAATAGGTTGCTAGTGGGTCGAAGAAGGTACCATCGGGACCACGACCTCGTTTGGATCTAGTTCTTGAAGATGCCATCCAATGACATAATAACTTTGTGCCATATGGGCGATATATCTCCGAAATAGAGATTAATGTGAAAGCTCTAGAAAATAAATTCTCGGATGTGCTTGCCCGATTTGTAGTGATAGAGATGGATAAGCTCATAGAGTGCTCGAGCCATGTAAATTTGAGCATGGTGCGAGAACTTTATGCCAATTGGAATGCAAGCTTGTTCACGTTATGGTTCCGAGGAAAGGACATACCAATGGATAGACGTTCCTTATGTGAATTTTTGGGAGTTGATAACCCTAACCCACGGAGGCTACACAAGTTTGTCAAATGCCC is drawn from Nicotiana tabacum cultivar K326 chromosome 22, ASM71507v2, whole genome shotgun sequence and contains these coding sequences:
- the LOC107766120 gene encoding uncharacterized protein LOC107766120, which produces MGQLEPNTNTRPVGALPSDTKKKPQVNAVTLKNGRELKEAPNKRRDTPIPEGELIPKSTECISRVQNKLPQKLKDPSNFTIPVRIGNIDVGCAFCDFGANINLMPLSLCKQLVLGASRPTTVMLQLADRSIAYPERMIEDVLLQIEKFIFPVDFIILDYEADEHVPIILG
- the LOC142176276 gene encoding uncharacterized protein LOC142176276, whose amino-acid sequence is MNGYSKENPGSIGGGGIVRDHKVGLIVAFADFCGHSSNNLAEIKAVLQSTNLCRSCGFLKDVVKLDSMLIINMINKNMKPPWQISHVLEQVWSIASIGEFTSLHYFREENGIVDQLANLGERNNNQVIFTEVVSLPRKVRDSLKLEQECLQNFRFKPRRNHYTTDDVIT